The Lolium rigidum isolate FL_2022 chromosome 2, APGP_CSIRO_Lrig_0.1, whole genome shotgun sequence genomic interval tcctccaccgcctcATGGTGTTCCAAGGGGACCCGCCCGCCCGCTTCCCCTCCACCACGTCAATGCCGGAGTTCCCGCACCCGggctccggcggccgccgcacGCGCCCCCTCGACtgccgccacggccgcgtcctcatcCACATGCTGCCGGGATTCCTCGTCTGGGACCCCGTCACCGGCGACAAACACCACCTGCCGCCCGAGCCGGAGGAGATCGACTGGCTCATCTACTCCGCCGCCGTGCTATGCGCCGCCGACGGCTGCGACCACCTCGACtgccgcggcggccccttccgcgTCGTCTTCGCGGCCACCCACGAGTGCAAGGACATCATACTCGCGAGCGTCTACTCCTCAGACACGGGCGAGTGGAGCTCGCCAGTATGCCTCGACAACACCTGTGAAATCTACGCCCGGCACACCCGGGAGGCGCGTGCAGATGGACCCTTGGGACGCTTCTACACGCCCTATGTCCAGCCGAGGCGAGGCGCCCTCGTCGGAGATGCGGTCTACTTCACTGTTCGGCGGGGCAACGCAATCGTCAAGTATGACCTGGGAAAGGACCGCTTATCCATGATCGACCCGCCGCAACATTGCTTGGTGCACGGCATTGCTATCACGGCAGTGGAGAAGTACACTTCACTGGGCTTTACCTGCATTCAGGGTTCCACCCTTCATACGTGGGCAAGGAAGGTGGATGCAGATGAAACTGCGGAATGGGTACAGTACAGGGTCATCGAGCTGGAGAAGACAGTACCTGTTACCAATCCTGAAGACGAACTATCCGTGGTCGGCTTTGCAGAGGGTGTGGGTGTCATCTTTGTTTGCTCAGGTGCTGGCTtattcatgatcaagctcaattcTGGGCAGGTTAAGAAGGTTGATGAGCCCGGAGAATACTTTAGCGTGCTGCCCTACATGAGCTTCTACCTTCCAAGTATGATACTGGCCCTTGCGTCTTATCTCTTACAGCTTCTGTATGTTTGCTTAATTTTTTTGTTATGGTTTGTGAATAATTAGTCATAATGCAAGAAATAAGTCTTACTTATATTCACATACAGAGCTTGCCAAGTTCGATTCTCTGTGCTAGAGATAACTTGATATGTGGTACTAAAAAACATAACGCACTTCATGTTACCCGTTGGAATTAATACTAGCACATAACTCACTGAATGCTGCCTTGAAGTTGGTTATGAGGTCTGTGCATGATATATTTTAGATCATGCCACATTATTATTGCTAGTAAGGACTAACTGATCAAAGTCTGCTGCTGGTTTCTTTCAGAACTGGTACTATTAAGAATCAAGTCTTTTATTCTCTATTAAGCAGTTTACTTAAAATTGTGCATGTCATGTTTTGTAATTCTTCGAGACCCTATGAAAATCCTTGGAACAATAGGTACATTTGTAATCTTAGAGCTAATTCTAATTCTTTCATTCAGTATGATTGTCTCTGCTAATCTTGCTAGTAACCTTGGATCAGTAATGATTAATTTGTTTGGAATTTACGAATAGTTGGTCATTCTATCACATTTCAGATAGCGTGTCACGAGTGACAAGTCCATCTGTACCTAGAAAACTAATAAATAGAGTTCATTTCATTTTAACGCTAACAATATTTGAAGACAACTTAATTTTAAAATTCATGATCACTTTTTTCTAGGATTTATTGGTATGTTTTTTCCTGTTATGACATTGAACGAGCTTAATAATTGAACTTGTCTTTTCTGACCAGCAATAGTCTGAGTGTGCATGTTCTACATTTTCATGATGTTCATCAGTATATATTGTTCCCAATATattctttgaactttgaaggtaggTGTAGTATATTTATCTATTCCTAATGCTCTATCAAAACTGTTGTGTTTGTCAAACTACAACTATGACTTTGGATTTTCGTTGGATTGTTACTGGTTGTTTGACTTGTTATGCTTGCAGAAACAGGCAATGGTGGTGGACATGATGCTACTGATCTTCTGCACAGTACTTAAGAGGATTGTCCAGTTAGATATGCTGTTGTGATGTACTGGTTGGGCAGGTAAGTTTATCTTCTGCATGTATGTTGAGTTATCGGATCTGTTCCATCAAATAATGTACTGCTATCCTTTCCTTATGTTAGTGTAGGCTCTTCTCCCTCTAGACCCTCCAATGACCGATGACTTAGAACCATTCCTCATTCTCTATTGACATGCTAAGTGGTAGCAAATGAACTAACCCTTTGTCGTGCTTCAGGAATATATTTCTGTTTTACAATGGGAGTTTTACACGTTGCTGCAGCACCTTTAActctttttttgttgttttgtgtATCTCAAGTCCCAGTATGATTTACACGATTTACATGCTGTAAGTAGCATTAACCGAGCATTTGTTTTCATATTTCCTTTATTTATACAGACTTATAAGTTTGCCATTTCACATTCCTGCTTATTCTGGATCATCATAATACCTTAGTGAAGTAGCGATAAACACAAtactttttttcgagaaaacgcaaaggactctttgcgtttcatttcattgaaaaggtagAAGTTGTTCACAAGCCTCCTAGGAGGTATTACAGGGGTTTATTACAGCAAAAAAAATTAATGCACATCGCAGGTTGATAAACACAATACTTGAAGAGTATGCCTTCGCTAAATATTATACAGTACCTCTGTTTATCGTTTTGCTTGGAGTAATTGAGTTTTATGGATGATTATTCTTGTTTAAGGCTCTTTGGTTAAACATTTTCTCAGTTTGTCGTTTTTTATCCACCAGATTTGCATATGTATATGTAACTGGGCATTAGCCACTAATATAATTTGGTTGGTCAAACTATATGTAGCTATGATTTATGTCTAATATCTTCAGTTTTGGGCACCATGGATATTTAATACTTCATACCAAACAGGGGATCAAAATGACATGACTAGATAACTAGTAACATGCACTGTTTTACTAGCACGTTATCAGTAATGTAGTCCCGAAAGTACTTCTTAATGCGGTGCAGAGTAAAAAATAGAAGTAATGAAAAAGGTCCCTTGCCTGAGGCTTTTACCTCTAGAAGTTGATCAAATTCGATTTGTTAGTGACTAGCCAGCTCGTACATTTCTGTAAGTTGCCTATGAACTAGCCAGAATTTATGCTTCCTACTCCAGGAGCCCCTCATATGCCAACCCTCTTTTGGCCTGTACTCAGACTAGTGTAGCCAAAATTTATAATATTTGGAGTCGAAAGTGTACTACCAGACTACAAATCACCTACTGTTGTTGTCTATTTCCGATATTGATTTTGTCTAATATACTGCTTAGTCCATTCAACTTTGGAGCTTTTAGCACAATTTCCAAAACTTGTGATGCTAATGTGTTCTCTGAGTCATAAAGAAATTTTGAACTCCAACAGCTTTTCTTGAATGAATAGTACTAGTATTTGGCTAACGATATTACTTTGCAGGTATCTACTACAATCACATTCTGGTGGCTGAGATGCAGAAATGGGCTGTTTGGGTAATTTCTTCCATTTGTATGCTTGACGCGGAGATCGACCCTCTATGTAGCTTCAAAGTGCACTTGTAGGAATTGATCACTTAATTTGCCAACTTCCGTCTATTATCTCAGATCCGTCAACTGTCATGAAGGTTATAGGCACATTAACTTGCTCCGATTAATTAGTACTTCACTTGTGGCGCGTTGACCGTGCACTTGGAGGAGTTAATCGCTTAATTCGCTAAATTCCGCCCGTTGTCTCATTTCCATAGACATTTGTCGACTGTCGTGAACTTGTGAGGTGCTAACCTGTCAAGTTGTGGGTGTTTGCATGTTGTGTGTGTTTttcacatttttttttgaatttgtataTGGCTCTGAGCTTGATATTTAGTGGCTAAATACTGACTACTGAGTGTTGAATCCCATCAGTAATCCGACTTGGGAGTTGGGAAGAAGCTCATGTATGATGAATTGTACCTGCCTTGCTACTGCATAAATAGCTGCCAGATTAAACCAGGCCTGGCTTTAGGGTTCTTTCAGATGTGTAGGACAGCACTTGCCTGAACTTTGGATTATTTTATgagttttgaaaaagaaaaaaaatgtctcACTTCTTGCTtgtaaaatgatgaacaatccagTTGGTGTGATCAGGACTGGGATAGATGAACCAAGGCCAAAGCAGTAAGTAATAGCATGGATTCCCCACTATGCATGTATAAGCGTCTTTGGTTTAACATTCAGAAACTTCTATTATCAGTAGTTATTTGATTATGGATGCATCTACCTTGAGCTAGCTGCATGCGCTGATCCAGTTGTGCACCGAGAACTCAGTACGCTGAATCTACATTTGTTCAGTGGAAATGCTAGTCTGGTAATTTGTTGTCATTAGGAAGGAATGTGATGTTATTTTGCTACCAGGACATGTTTTTCTTCTGCATTTCTCTAAGGCAAAGGCTTTGATGAGTTGGCTAACATTTTGCATTTCCTCACGAGATATGTCTTTGATAGTAAGACAGACCAAAGCTGAATTAAcattttgtactccctccatctcatgaaTATTGTCtgagatttttcaaaatttggatatatctagatgctatttgcatccaaattttgataaatctcatacAACtttcatggaacggagggagtattatgggTGTACGCCTTTACATATGAATACCAGGTGAGATTCGATAACTTGCACAGAAGCAAGAAATAACCCATTTTATTGATTGCTCCAACAATCACAGCCGTTCAACGATCATATCGTATGATTCCGTGATCGACAGGCTCTTCAGATAATTGTTTTGTTCCTTTCCACAAAACGGAGCCGTTCTCCTATCTTTTTTACTTGGTCGGCTCATGGCTCCTTTTCTCGGTGCAGTTCTGCACATAGGCAGGCATCAGTTGCATCTACAAAATCGCAATGCAACAAGAACAAAATCATCAGAACAAACGTTTTCTCCCCCTTCGTGTCAGCAGAAAACAAAGGACACCGAGAAAAAGGAACCAATTGCGGAGTAAATACTTCCAAGCAATTTACAAGCTAGCAAATGTCTTTCCAGTGGAACATAGCTCAttacagaagaagaaaaaaactagTTACACGGACGATCTTGGTTTGTATAGTATAATTGAAATGTGGCAAGAATTGGTCGCCTCCCTCCCGAGTCGCCTCGCCTCGGGCGGCTCCAGAGGATCCCTCCTTCCCCAACCCTAAGAGCctcacctctcctccctctcctggGCGCTGGTGGTGATGGCGTCGCCTATCCGTCCGATGCATCGGTGGGCAGGGGAGGTGGTTTTCTTGGCCGCTGTTCAGGGGAGTTGGTGGGCGGCAGCGGAGGGCCATGGGCGGTGCGGCTGGGCGTGGCCGGGGCCTGAATGCCTCCACTGGATCGGTGACAAGGAAGGGGTGGTGCACCACCAGCGTCCTCAGCGCGGTGGTGCTCTGCGCTGTCTCGATCCGATCTAGGGTTTCGGCGAAGATCTGGACTGGACCGGATGAGTCTGGGCAGGTGCGGTCCTAGTGTTGGTCCTTGCCACACCGTCGGGTCGTACTGGAATGCCCACTCCATGTCTTCCAATCTGGTTGGTAGATGACCGGCGGCGAGGGGATGCTAGTCTTAGGAATAATGGTGGCGGTCTTCGGATtcctctcgcgccaagtgaagaaCGGTCGAAAGCTTTTTTCCACCATGAtggctggattgtcgtgttccggaagaccCTGCCggtgaaattcattgtgcgatcaatgcctgaagattgctcgATTTGGTGTTTTCGGTAGTGCGCACCCATATTTTTATCTTACCATTTGGTTTCAGAGGGGGCGCTTCGAAACTCTGTTGGCTGTTAAAATCATGAAGCTCGTTTTCTTttcatggtgctggcggagaaggtcatgaaagcagtgatcggtggaagagcaatggtgatcgggtcttggtggtgaggtggaattgacttggtgcttcgtgacttcGAGCAACGACTTGTATGTGGGGCGACTGCACAtgagaagttcagagttct includes:
- the LOC124689565 gene encoding uncharacterized protein LOC124689565, yielding MAPPPPPPPPLVDDVTAEILLRLPPDEPGHLIRAALVCKPWLRVIRDPGFRRSYRDLHGAPPLLGFLHRLMVFQGDPPARFPSTTSMPEFPHPGSGGRRTRPLDCRHGRVLIHMLPGFLVWDPVTGDKHHLPPEPEEIDWLIYSAAVLCAADGCDHLDCRGGPFRVVFAATHECKDIILASVYSSDTGEWSSPVCLDNTCEIYARHTREARADGPLGRFYTPYVQPRRGALVGDAVYFTVRRGNAIVKYDLGKDRLSMIDPPQHCLVHGIAITAVEKYTSLGFTCIQGSTLHTWARKVDADETAEWVQYRVIELEKTVPVTNPEDELSVVGFAEGVGVIFVCSGAGLFMIKLNSGQVKKVDEPGEYFSVLPYMSFYLPKTGNGGGHDATDLLHST